The following proteins are co-located in the Fundidesulfovibrio soli genome:
- the aroA gene encoding 3-phosphoshikimate 1-carboxyvinyltransferase, whose amino-acid sequence MADTIDIQAPASKSVSHRAMICAALARGTSQVSHALESDDLIRTRQCLEAAGARFEKTAEGWSVTGVGGQPKGGALSPADCNVGESGTTCRLLTAVLAAGRGMFLVHGEGRMHSRPIGQLTGALVPLGPRFEWQGQAGYPPFVIRTEGLSGGETAIALDESSQYLSGILLAAPLAAGPLTVGVAGEKVVSWPYVSLTLMAMADFGADVEVKTLEGDEWVSTAFTDVTSVTPGRIRFEVRPGQYRARPYVVEADWSNASYFLAAGAVGPRPVRVIGLRRDSLQGDRAILDILERMGASIAWGESGVTVSPRGLRGVELDMGSCPDLVPTVCAVAARATGSTTIRNVAHLRIKESDRLAACAQELRKAGATVETFADGLTVTPGPSPAGRTIEFSTYDDHRMAMSMSLFELAGVEVRLDNPGCVAKSFPGFFEQWGRTR is encoded by the coding sequence ATGGCTGACACAATCGACATCCAGGCCCCGGCGTCCAAGTCGGTCTCGCACCGGGCCATGATCTGCGCGGCCCTGGCCAGGGGGACATCCCAGGTCAGCCACGCCCTGGAATCCGACGACCTTATCCGCACCCGGCAGTGCCTGGAGGCGGCCGGGGCCAGGTTCGAGAAGACCGCCGAAGGATGGAGCGTCACCGGCGTGGGCGGCCAGCCCAAGGGCGGCGCGCTCTCCCCGGCTGACTGCAACGTGGGCGAGTCCGGCACCACCTGCCGTCTGCTCACGGCCGTGCTGGCCGCCGGGCGGGGCATGTTCCTGGTGCACGGCGAGGGGAGGATGCACTCCCGGCCCATCGGGCAGCTCACCGGGGCGCTGGTTCCGCTGGGACCCCGCTTCGAGTGGCAGGGGCAGGCCGGATACCCGCCCTTCGTCATCCGCACCGAGGGCCTCTCCGGCGGCGAGACCGCCATCGCCCTGGACGAGTCCAGCCAGTACCTCTCGGGCATCCTGCTGGCCGCGCCCCTGGCGGCCGGGCCGCTCACCGTGGGCGTTGCTGGCGAGAAGGTGGTCTCCTGGCCGTACGTGTCGCTCACGCTCATGGCCATGGCCGACTTCGGAGCCGACGTGGAGGTCAAGACCCTGGAAGGCGACGAGTGGGTCTCCACCGCCTTCACGGACGTGACCAGCGTGACCCCGGGGCGCATCCGCTTCGAGGTCAGGCCCGGGCAGTACCGCGCTAGGCCCTACGTGGTGGAGGCCGACTGGTCCAACGCCTCGTACTTCCTCGCTGCCGGAGCCGTGGGGCCGCGCCCGGTGCGCGTGATCGGGCTGCGCCGCGACTCGCTGCAGGGCGACCGCGCCATCCTGGACATCCTTGAGCGCATGGGCGCAAGCATCGCCTGGGGCGAATCCGGCGTCACCGTGAGCCCCCGGGGCCTGCGCGGCGTGGAGCTGGACATGGGCTCCTGCCCGGACCTGGTGCCCACGGTCTGCGCCGTGGCCGCGAGGGCCACCGGCAGCACCACCATCCGCAACGTGGCGCACCTGCGCATCAAGGAATCCGACCGGTTGGCCGCCTGCGCCCAGGAGCTGCGCAAGGCCGGGGCCACGGTGGAGACCTTCGCCGACGGCCTGACCGTGACCCCGGGGCCCTCCCCGGCCGGGCGCACCATCGAGTTCAGCACCTACGACGACCACCGCATGGCCATGAGCATGTCGCTCTTCGAGCTGGCGGGGGTTGAGGTGCGCCTGGACAACCCCGGCTGCGTGGCCAAGAGCTTCCCCGGGTTCTTCGAGCAGTGGGGGCGCACGCGTTGA
- the pheA gene encoding prephenate dehydratase: protein MTLETDDPARDAPLDHIREAIDAADKQLLELLNKRAAYSLEVGRLKAGSNEPVFKPFREKEVLEKLTRANPGPLPNEHLRAIYREILSSSRRLQRTQKVAYLGPEGTFSFFAASSYLGASADFHPCAGIDEVFEAVSLRDAELGVIPLENSLQGTVGQSLDMFLRHDVYIQAEMYCKISHSLLSKGTDISRIEEVYSHPQPLAQCGAWLKAHLPLARVIPTESTAAAARRVVYNPKAAAIGHVKLSEMLGLNVLATRIEDLPDNWTRFLVIGPSETKTGSRDKTSILFTLPDKPGALSAVLSRLASEGINMTKLESRPLRGEKWKYVFFADLQCDLGGEEFQAVVAELRHELHSLRILGSYPTGPHLDVSGSAVVERG, encoded by the coding sequence ATGACGCTCGAGACGGACGATCCCGCGCGCGACGCCCCCCTGGACCACATCCGCGAGGCCATCGACGCGGCGGACAAGCAGCTCCTGGAACTGCTCAACAAGCGCGCGGCCTACTCCCTTGAGGTGGGGCGGCTCAAGGCGGGCAGCAACGAGCCCGTGTTCAAGCCCTTCCGCGAGAAGGAGGTGCTGGAGAAGCTGACCCGCGCCAACCCCGGGCCACTGCCCAACGAGCACCTGCGCGCCATCTACCGCGAGATCCTCTCCAGTTCGCGCAGACTGCAGCGCACCCAGAAGGTGGCCTACCTGGGGCCGGAGGGCACGTTCTCCTTCTTCGCGGCGTCGAGCTACCTGGGGGCCAGCGCGGACTTCCATCCCTGCGCGGGCATCGACGAGGTGTTCGAGGCCGTGAGCCTGCGCGACGCTGAGCTGGGCGTGATCCCGCTGGAGAACTCGCTGCAGGGCACCGTGGGCCAGAGCCTGGACATGTTCCTGCGCCACGACGTGTACATCCAGGCCGAGATGTATTGCAAAATCAGCCACTCCCTGCTCTCCAAGGGCACGGACATCTCGCGCATCGAGGAGGTCTACTCCCACCCGCAGCCCCTGGCCCAGTGCGGGGCCTGGCTCAAGGCCCACCTGCCCCTGGCCCGGGTGATCCCCACGGAGTCCACGGCGGCGGCGGCCCGGCGCGTGGTCTACAACCCCAAGGCGGCGGCCATCGGGCACGTGAAGCTCTCCGAGATGCTTGGGCTCAACGTGCTGGCCACCCGCATCGAGGACCTGCCCGACAACTGGACCCGCTTCCTGGTGATCGGGCCAAGCGAAACCAAAACCGGCAGCCGCGACAAGACCTCCATCCTGTTCACCCTGCCGGACAAGCCGGGCGCGCTCTCGGCCGTGCTCTCCCGCCTGGCTAGCGAGGGCATCAACATGACCAAGCTGGAGTCGCGCCCGCTGCGCGGCGAAAAGTGGAAATACGTCTTCTTCGCGGACCTCCAGTGCGACCTGGGCGGCGAGGAGTTCCAGGCCGTGGTGGCCGAACTGCGCCACGAGCTGCACTCCCTGCGCATCCTGGGCAGCTACCCCACGGGCCCGCACCTGGACGTTTCCGGCTCCGCCGTGGTGGAGAGGGGATAA
- a CDS encoding 3-dehydroquinate synthase II family protein, giving the protein MKSVWFSALPFDKTLVTLALESGVDAIVTDAAHADDVRALGRVEVLTPEDVIYVTLNSKADEDTAIAALKSGGKSVLKLGWEIIPVENILAQSEGLGVEVASADQARLAAGILERGVDVVVVLPEAATELKKIVADVKLSQGCARLAKAVVTAIKPAGLGHRVCVDTMSMFKKGQGMLIGNSSAFTFLVHAETESNPYVAARPFRVNAGAVHAYAIMPGDKTNYLEELSSGDEVLVVGADGATSLATIGRVKVEVRPMLQITARCGDAEGTVFLQNAETIRLTRPGGEPVSVVSLKEGDEILCSTDQAGRHFGMRICEEIKEG; this is encoded by the coding sequence ATGAAATCCGTTTGGTTTTCCGCTCTGCCTTTCGACAAGACCCTGGTCACCCTGGCCCTGGAGTCCGGCGTTGACGCCATCGTGACCGACGCCGCCCACGCCGACGACGTGCGCGCCCTGGGCCGCGTGGAGGTGCTCACCCCCGAGGACGTCATCTACGTGACGCTCAACTCCAAGGCCGACGAGGACACGGCCATCGCCGCGCTCAAGTCCGGCGGCAAGTCCGTGCTCAAGCTCGGCTGGGAGATCATCCCCGTGGAGAACATCCTGGCCCAGTCCGAGGGCCTGGGCGTGGAGGTCGCCAGCGCGGACCAGGCGCGCCTGGCCGCCGGCATCCTGGAGCGCGGCGTGGACGTGGTGGTGGTGCTGCCCGAGGCGGCCACGGAGCTCAAGAAGATCGTGGCCGACGTCAAGCTCTCCCAGGGCTGCGCCCGCCTGGCCAAGGCCGTGGTCACGGCCATCAAGCCCGCGGGGCTCGGCCACCGGGTCTGCGTGGACACCATGAGCATGTTCAAGAAGGGCCAGGGCATGCTCATCGGCAACTCCAGCGCCTTCACCTTCCTGGTGCACGCCGAGACCGAGTCCAACCCCTACGTGGCCGCGCGGCCCTTCCGCGTGAACGCCGGGGCCGTGCACGCCTACGCCATCATGCCCGGCGACAAGACCAACTACCTGGAGGAGCTCTCCTCCGGGGACGAGGTGCTGGTGGTGGGCGCGGACGGCGCCACCTCCCTGGCCACCATCGGCCGGGTCAAGGTGGAGGTGCGGCCCATGCTCCAGATCACGGCCCGCTGCGGCGACGCCGAGGGCACCGTGTTCCTGCAGAACGCCGAGACCATCCGGCTCACCCGCCCCGGCGGCGAGCCCGTGAGCGTGGTCAGCCTCAAGGAGGGCGACGAGATCCTCTGCAGCACGGACCAGGCGGGACGCCACTTCGGCATGCGCATCTGCGAAGAGATCAAGGAGGGCTAG
- a CDS encoding 2-amino-3,7-dideoxy-D-threo-hept-6-ulosonate synthase, producing MLIGKAVRLERIFNRNNNRTIIVPMDHGVTVGPIEGLIDMRETINQVAEGGANAVLMHKGLVRCSHRGRGRDVGLIIHLSASTTISPFPNAKTLVGTVEDALKLGADAVSLHINLGDETERHMLEDFGHISSSASEWGVPVLAMVYARGPKVKNEYDPGVVAHCARVGLELGADVVKVPYTGDVETFAQVCDACCIPVVIAGGPKLSDVRDLVTMAHDSVQAGGSGLSIGRNIFQYAQPARLVQALHGVVHLNWEVEQAMELLKD from the coding sequence ATGCTCATCGGAAAAGCCGTACGTCTGGAACGCATCTTCAACCGTAACAACAACCGCACCATCATCGTCCCCATGGACCACGGCGTCACCGTGGGCCCCATCGAGGGTCTCATCGACATGCGCGAGACCATCAACCAGGTGGCCGAGGGCGGCGCCAACGCGGTCCTGATGCACAAAGGCCTGGTGCGCTGCTCCCACCGCGGGCGCGGCCGCGACGTCGGCCTGATCATCCATCTTTCCGCCTCCACCACCATCTCCCCCTTCCCCAACGCCAAGACCCTGGTGGGCACCGTGGAGGACGCGCTGAAGCTCGGCGCGGACGCCGTGTCCCTGCACATCAACCTGGGCGACGAGACCGAGCGCCACATGCTGGAGGACTTCGGGCACATCAGCTCTTCCGCCTCCGAGTGGGGCGTGCCGGTGCTGGCCATGGTCTACGCGCGCGGCCCCAAGGTGAAGAACGAGTACGACCCCGGCGTGGTGGCCCACTGCGCCCGCGTCGGCCTGGAGCTGGGCGCGGACGTGGTCAAGGTGCCCTACACCGGCGACGTGGAGACCTTCGCCCAGGTCTGCGACGCCTGCTGCATCCCGGTGGTCATCGCGGGCGGCCCCAAGCTCTCCGACGTGCGCGACCTGGTGACCATGGCCCACGACTCCGTGCAGGCGGGCGGCTCCGGCCTGTCCATCGGCCGCAACATCTTCCAGTACGCCCAGCCCGCGCGCCTGGTGCAGGCCCTGCACGGCGTGGTGCACCTGAACTGGGAAGTGGAACAGGCCATGGAACTCCTTAAGGACTAG
- a CDS encoding M15 family metallopeptidase, whose translation MRARSLAVLIVLLLVPALSARDDALPEGFVRLRAVAPGIPQDIRYHGSHNFLGRPVAGYEAPECILSKRAADALKAVADELAATGQGVLVYDCYRPQRAVEDFVAWSKLPADQKTKGEFYPNVDKKDFFKLGYVAEKSGHSRGSTVDLTITPLPVPSPGAYTPGQPLTPCTAPYGQRYNDGGIDMGTGYDCMDEKSHPLTGDVPAGAKANRLRLRELMVKHGFSPYDYEWWHFTLKDEPFPKTYFDFPVTAGNP comes from the coding sequence ATGCGCGCCCGCTCCCTGGCCGTGCTTATCGTGCTGCTTCTTGTCCCGGCGCTCTCCGCCCGCGACGACGCCCTGCCCGAAGGCTTCGTGCGCCTGCGCGCCGTGGCCCCCGGCATCCCGCAGGACATCCGATACCACGGCTCCCACAACTTTCTCGGCCGTCCCGTGGCCGGCTACGAGGCCCCGGAGTGCATCCTGAGCAAGAGGGCCGCCGACGCTCTCAAGGCCGTGGCCGACGAACTGGCCGCCACCGGCCAGGGCGTGCTCGTGTACGACTGCTACCGCCCGCAGCGCGCCGTGGAGGACTTCGTGGCCTGGAGCAAGCTGCCCGCGGACCAGAAGACCAAGGGCGAGTTCTACCCCAACGTGGACAAGAAGGATTTCTTCAAGCTGGGCTACGTGGCCGAGAAGTCCGGCCATTCACGCGGCTCCACCGTGGACCTGACCATCACCCCCCTGCCCGTCCCTTCACCCGGGGCCTACACGCCGGGCCAGCCGCTCACGCCCTGCACCGCGCCCTACGGCCAGCGCTACAACGACGGCGGCATCGACATGGGCACAGGCTACGACTGCATGGACGAGAAATCCCACCCCCTGACCGGCGACGTGCCCGCCGGGGCCAAGGCCAACAGGCTCAGGCTGCGCGAACTGATGGTGAAGCACGGCTTCTCGCCCTACGATTACGAGTGGTGGCACTTCACCCTGAAGGACGAACCGTTCCCCAAGACCTATTTCGACTTCCCGGTGACGGCCGGGAACCCGTAA
- a CDS encoding response regulator, translated as MRALIIDDDPVNRLYLQEVLSSYADTASAESGELGLELFRKSMHTSRAFDAVLLDVQMPGMDGHQTLRKIRGMERDAGLTPAEESTVLMISGSGGSQDIKRAFFQGGALSYLTKPVDPDQLIDELRKLGLIV; from the coding sequence ATGCGCGCACTCATCATCGACGACGACCCGGTCAACCGCCTCTACCTGCAAGAGGTCCTTTCATCCTATGCGGATACCGCCTCGGCCGAATCCGGCGAGCTGGGGCTCGAGCTGTTCCGCAAGTCCATGCACACTTCCCGCGCCTTCGACGCCGTGCTGCTCGACGTGCAGATGCCCGGCATGGACGGCCACCAGACCCTGCGCAAGATCCGCGGCATGGAGCGCGACGCGGGCCTCACCCCCGCCGAGGAGTCCACGGTGCTGATGATCTCCGGCTCGGGCGGCAGCCAGGACATCAAGCGCGCCTTCTTCCAGGGCGGGGCGCTCAGCTATCTGACCAAGCCCGTGGACCCGGACCAGCTCATTGACGAGTTGCGCAAGCTCGGCCTCATCGTTTAA
- a CDS encoding SpoIIE family protein phosphatase: protein MSVRVRLFLLLLALTVVPMLLLRLNGRVAMQTLADQLTTNAAGLLVAKAKEQMLLLVQDHAHLWQKEGQLLQQTLRLQARAVEDALAANRNSDLAEAYRNFTPPGDTPLRGQITVLEDGRIVVSSESARMPHSFDGRQTVWYRQALTGQGIIWTAPVIDPGTRRVGITLSTAIRDASGRVVGVTALTAPFSIGGFSREHVRSISERSKTFLVDYDPPDTSGKGFSVIGESDPAPEEPGRPAGQGMMHGMGHGQGMLGLSAPRWLTPDDPIDMSLIRTDLKRGESGVRQAEIDGKDYLWAYAPTGVKNTALVLVAPKSDAAAEAKRASEFIQTSFSEQLHLTLFILLAALLAVVAASWFAARVFTRPIMALAKAWEKVAHGDFSVRVEPGGGGEITALGESFNKMIPHLEEHTRLKQSMALAREVQRLLLPGTLPRVAGLDMAARSIPCEDTGGDSYDVIPRAHGMPGLTAALVGDVSGHGLDAALLMATARALVRMRVRQPGNAAQTVTDVSALLAQDTYGSGRFMTMFYIELDARSRRMVWVRAGHDPAILYRAGEDVFDELHGQGVPLGVLEKLTFTQSEQAWPDPGDVLLIGSDGIWEARGPDGTMFGKQRVREVMRANASLPAAAIMEAVLEELRAFQGDVPSADDVTLLVIKPLKSERTA from the coding sequence ATGAGCGTGCGGGTCAGGCTTTTCCTGCTGCTGCTGGCGCTGACCGTGGTGCCCATGCTGCTCCTTCGCCTCAACGGGCGGGTGGCAATGCAGACCTTGGCCGACCAGCTGACCACCAACGCCGCGGGCCTGCTGGTGGCCAAAGCCAAGGAGCAGATGCTGCTGCTCGTGCAGGACCACGCCCATCTCTGGCAGAAGGAGGGCCAACTTCTGCAGCAGACCCTGCGCCTCCAGGCCAGGGCCGTGGAGGACGCCCTGGCGGCCAACCGCAACTCGGACCTGGCCGAGGCCTACCGCAATTTCACCCCTCCGGGGGACACCCCGCTGCGCGGCCAGATCACCGTGCTGGAGGACGGCCGGATAGTGGTCTCCAGCGAGAGCGCGCGCATGCCCCACTCCTTCGACGGCCGCCAGACGGTCTGGTACCGCCAGGCCCTGACCGGGCAAGGCATCATCTGGACCGCCCCCGTCATCGACCCGGGCACGCGGCGCGTGGGCATCACCCTCTCCACGGCCATCAGGGACGCCTCGGGCCGCGTGGTGGGCGTCACGGCGCTCACGGCGCCCTTCTCCATCGGCGGGTTCAGCCGGGAGCACGTACGCTCCATCTCGGAGCGCTCCAAGACCTTCCTGGTGGATTATGACCCTCCTGACACGTCGGGCAAGGGATTCTCCGTCATCGGCGAGTCCGACCCCGCCCCCGAGGAGCCCGGCCGGCCGGCCGGCCAGGGCATGATGCACGGCATGGGCCACGGCCAGGGGATGCTCGGGCTCTCCGCCCCGCGCTGGCTCACGCCGGACGACCCCATCGACATGTCCCTGATCAGGACCGACCTCAAGCGCGGGGAGAGCGGCGTGCGCCAGGCCGAGATCGACGGCAAGGACTACCTCTGGGCCTACGCTCCCACCGGGGTCAAGAATACGGCCCTGGTGCTCGTGGCGCCCAAGAGCGACGCCGCCGCCGAGGCGAAGCGCGCCTCGGAGTTCATCCAGACCAGCTTCAGCGAGCAGCTGCACCTGACCCTGTTCATCCTGCTGGCCGCCCTGCTGGCCGTGGTGGCCGCGTCCTGGTTCGCGGCCCGGGTATTCACCCGGCCCATCATGGCCCTGGCCAAGGCCTGGGAGAAGGTCGCCCACGGCGACTTCAGCGTGCGCGTTGAGCCCGGAGGCGGCGGGGAGATCACCGCCCTGGGCGAGAGTTTCAACAAGATGATCCCCCACCTGGAGGAACACACCCGGCTCAAGCAATCCATGGCCCTGGCCAGGGAGGTGCAGCGCCTGCTGCTGCCCGGCACCCTGCCCCGCGTGGCCGGGCTGGACATGGCCGCCCGCTCCATCCCCTGCGAGGACACCGGCGGAGACTCCTACGACGTCATCCCCCGGGCGCACGGGATGCCCGGACTCACCGCGGCTTTGGTGGGCGACGTCTCCGGCCACGGCCTGGACGCGGCCCTGCTCATGGCCACGGCGCGGGCTCTGGTGCGCATGCGGGTCCGCCAGCCGGGCAACGCGGCCCAGACCGTCACGGACGTCTCCGCCCTGCTCGCCCAGGACACCTACGGCAGCGGCCGGTTCATGACCATGTTCTACATCGAGCTCGACGCGCGCTCCCGGCGCATGGTCTGGGTACGCGCGGGGCACGACCCGGCCATCCTCTACAGGGCCGGGGAGGACGTCTTCGACGAACTGCACGGTCAGGGCGTACCCCTGGGCGTACTGGAGAAGCTCACCTTCACCCAATCCGAGCAGGCCTGGCCCGACCCGGGCGACGTGCTGCTCATCGGCTCCGACGGCATCTGGGAGGCGCGCGGGCCTGACGGAACCATGTTCGGCAAGCAGCGCGTGCGCGAGGTCATGCGCGCCAACGCCTCCCTCCCTGCGGCCGCGATCATGGAGGCCGTGCTGGAGGAGCTGCGCGCCTTCCAGGGCGACGTGCCCTCCGCCGACGACGTGACCCTGCTGGTCATCAAACCACTCAAATCGGAGCGAACCGCATGA
- a CDS encoding ATP-dependent helicase — translation MAIDFASQLNPAQLEAVLATEGPVLVIAGAGSGKTRTLVHRLARLVELGVEPSSILLLTFTRKAATEMLHRAERLLGMALGGVQGGTFHSFCFSTLRRYPQLAGAGGVSVMDRSDAEDVMGQVLGQLGAGKGDKSFPKKGFVLELLSKARNKELTVHDVLSREAYQLLPHAATLEEVGDVYQEYKQSHGLLDYDDMLFTLERVLLENPEMLEAMRRRHRYIMVDEYQDTNLVQARLVRLLAGDAGNVMAVGDDAQSIYAFRGANVENILSFPRIYEGTKLIRLEQNYRSTQPILDLTNAVLRQAKDRFDKNLFSERLDGPRPELIKAYSDQTQARLVVEKIRELKRRYMPCEIAVLFRAGYQSYSLEIGLNKEGIAFQKFGGLRFSEAAHVKDAVAFLRVTHNPRDVVAWKRVLTLVDKVGEKTALKLAAAVRDGEGGVIESHRKKNPGLHALFAFLEDLRAEPGGPEAMLERAVAFYTPTLMHLHPEDYPRRLHGLEQLGQIARNYAHLEPFLADLALENPEEERKGVREDAVVLSTVHSAKGLEWPAVILIDLVDDRFPSRHALARPEDLEEERRLLYVACTRAKDELSLFVPGTVFNRGGGGSQPAMPSLFIRELPRELYSEKRETFSGGLADASARVESLAPMSHRPSGHPAPTLAPAQAPMANPGGASGPSPFASSSDGPLGFCRHKIFGRGKIVARLDGGKCRVNFPGFGLKVILSDYLELET, via the coding sequence GTGGCCATAGACTTCGCCAGCCAACTGAACCCGGCCCAGCTCGAAGCGGTGCTGGCCACCGAAGGCCCTGTGCTTGTCATCGCCGGTGCGGGCTCGGGCAAGACGCGCACCCTGGTGCACCGCCTGGCCCGCCTGGTGGAGCTCGGCGTGGAGCCCTCCTCCATCCTGCTGCTCACCTTCACGCGCAAGGCGGCCACGGAGATGCTGCACCGCGCCGAGCGCCTCCTGGGCATGGCCCTGGGCGGGGTGCAGGGCGGCACCTTCCACTCCTTCTGCTTCTCCACGCTCAGGCGCTACCCGCAGCTGGCGGGCGCGGGCGGGGTGAGCGTCATGGACCGCTCCGACGCCGAGGACGTCATGGGCCAGGTGCTGGGCCAGCTGGGCGCGGGCAAGGGCGACAAGAGCTTCCCCAAGAAGGGCTTCGTGCTGGAGCTTCTGAGCAAGGCCCGCAACAAGGAGCTGACCGTCCACGACGTGCTCTCCCGCGAGGCCTACCAGCTCCTGCCCCACGCCGCCACGCTGGAGGAGGTGGGCGACGTCTACCAGGAGTACAAGCAGAGCCACGGCCTGCTGGACTACGACGACATGCTCTTCACCCTGGAGCGGGTGCTCCTGGAGAACCCGGAGATGCTCGAGGCCATGCGCCGCCGCCACCGCTACATCATGGTGGACGAATACCAGGACACCAACCTGGTGCAGGCCCGGCTGGTGCGCCTGCTGGCGGGCGACGCGGGCAACGTGATGGCCGTGGGCGACGACGCCCAGTCCATCTACGCCTTCCGGGGCGCCAACGTGGAGAACATCCTGAGCTTCCCGCGCATCTACGAGGGCACGAAGCTGATCCGCCTGGAGCAGAACTACCGCTCCACCCAGCCCATCCTGGACCTGACCAACGCCGTGCTGCGCCAGGCCAAGGACCGCTTCGACAAGAACCTCTTCTCCGAACGCCTGGACGGGCCGCGCCCCGAACTCATCAAGGCCTACTCCGACCAGACCCAGGCCCGCCTGGTGGTGGAGAAGATCCGTGAGCTGAAACGCCGCTACATGCCCTGCGAGATCGCGGTGCTCTTCCGCGCGGGGTACCAGTCCTACTCGCTGGAAATCGGGTTGAACAAGGAGGGCATCGCCTTCCAGAAATTCGGCGGGCTGCGCTTCTCCGAGGCGGCCCACGTCAAGGACGCGGTGGCCTTCCTGCGCGTGACCCACAACCCCCGCGACGTGGTGGCCTGGAAGCGCGTACTGACCCTGGTGGACAAGGTGGGCGAGAAGACGGCCCTCAAGCTGGCCGCCGCCGTGCGCGACGGCGAGGGCGGCGTGATCGAGAGCCACCGCAAGAAAAACCCCGGCCTGCACGCCCTGTTCGCCTTCCTGGAGGACCTGCGCGCCGAGCCCGGCGGCCCCGAGGCCATGCTGGAGCGCGCCGTGGCCTTCTACACGCCCACGCTCATGCACCTGCACCCCGAGGACTACCCGCGCCGCCTGCACGGCCTGGAGCAGCTGGGCCAGATCGCCCGGAACTACGCCCACCTGGAGCCCTTCCTGGCCGACCTGGCCCTGGAGAACCCCGAGGAGGAGCGCAAGGGCGTGCGGGAAGACGCCGTGGTGCTCTCCACCGTGCACTCGGCCAAGGGCCTGGAGTGGCCCGCCGTGATCCTCATCGACCTGGTGGACGACCGCTTCCCCTCCCGCCACGCCCTGGCCCGCCCGGAGGACCTGGAGGAGGAGCGCCGCCTGCTCTACGTGGCCTGCACCCGCGCCAAGGACGAGCTGAGCCTGTTCGTGCCCGGCACCGTGTTCAACCGGGGCGGGGGCGGCTCCCAGCCGGCCATGCCCAGCCTGTTCATCCGGGAGCTGCCGCGCGAGCTGTACAGCGAGAAACGCGAGACCTTCTCCGGCGGGCTGGCCGACGCCTCGGCCAGGGTCGAATCCCTGGCCCCCATGAGCCACCGCCCGTCCGGGCATCCCGCGCCCACGCTGGCCCCGGCGCAGGCTCCCATGGCCAACCCGGGCGGGGCATCCGGGCCGTCGCCCTTCGCCTCCTCCTCGGACGGCCCCCTGGGCTTCTGCCGCCACAAAATCTTCGGCCGGGGCAAGATCGTGGCCCGCCTGGACGGCGGCAAGTGCCGGGTGAACTTCCCCGGCTTCGGCCTCAAGGTCATCCTCTCCGATTACCTGGAGCTTGAAACATGA